The genomic segment tcactgatcttgGTTATTCAACAACTGTGGGACCCAAAATGCTAGTCAATTTTGTTGTGGATGAAAATACAATCTCCTATTCCTTTTGTGCTACACAACTAgctttctttattttgttcataaatgttgaacttttcattctgtcagcaatgtcctatgaccgctatgtggccatctgtaaccctctgctctacatAGTCACCATGTCACAAAGGGTGTATCATGTGCCTGTGTCAATCCTCTATCTTTATtgtgcatttttttctcttctcatcaccataaagatttttaatttatccttctgtggctacaaagtcatcaggcatttctactGCAACCCAAATGCTTTGTTATCTTTGCTCTGCTCAAACGCACATGAAATTCAATTGATCATTCTCATCTTAGTATCTATTGATGTTATTGCATCCCTTTTCATAGTGCTTGTTTCCTACCTGCTTGTTTTTGTAGCCATTCTCAGGATGAACTCAGCTGTGGGCaggcacaaggccttctccacctgtggatcccacCTGACGGCAGTGATAGTGTTCTACgggactttaatctttatgtactTTCAGCCCAAGTCCAGTCATTCCTTTGATGGTGATAAAGTAGCTTGCATATTTTATACCCTGGTtatccccatgttgaatcccttgatttatagcttgaggaacaaagatgtaaaatatgCCCTACATAGGACATGGAAAAAAATAATGCAACATCGTTTCTACAGTTTGATGTGTCATACGATTCCTATAAATTACATAATGGGCTTCAAACCTTGTCTTTTGACCTCCATAGGGCACAGCAAGCACAAATATATTccacatatatttataaatatcttATATGCCAGTCACTCTTCTAAATGCATTGAtccacaaaagagtaaaaaccttTGCCTTCCTTGAAAAGAAGAGATGGAGcacaaatataataataaagtaaATTTTATACTAGAGAAGAATgtcttggggccctggtggcacagtgattaatgtgcttggctgctaactgaaaggtcagtggttcaaatccaccagccaatatctgggagaaatatgtggcagttggcatccatagatttacagccttggaaaccctgtggggcagttctaatctgttctgtacagtcactatgagtcagaatctcctggACAACAGTGCATTTgggttttttgagaatttgagaaaaaataaaatcctttgccattgagttgatcctgactgatagcaaccctataggacagggtagagctggtccatagattttccaaggagtgcctggtggatttgaactgctgacctttggttagcagccaagctcttgccCAGTGAACCACTATGGCTCCAGGAGAGTGTGTTGGGAACCAAGAAATCAGGCAAGGAGTGTGGATATGCTGAGTGGGAGTGCAAAAAAAGTAGTAGGTACAAAACCGGAGTTATAATGATTCCTTTTTTTCaactattaaaataaattttacagtGTCAGtatttgtgtttgtgtatatgtgtatcaGAGTTTCTGAGTGGAGATATTAGATTCTGCCAGGTTTTAATGGTTCTCAGTGTATTGTGATGATTTGAGTTACTCAGTGATGTCAATTTGCTCAAATGTCCCCCATTCCAGACTTTAGGGTTCCATTCTTTTCTTGTTAATCTGTTAGCCTAGCTTACTGTTCAGCAATTCAAAGTTCAGCTCCACATCTGACTTCATTTTAATCAGTGCATTTTTGCCGAGATCAGTACACACACCAATTAAGATACATTTCTTGAGGTCATCTATAGTTGTTCCCAGGTTTGGAATCCCTTCCCCACTTCTCATTCTTATttaataattatctttttttgtttgaagAATTGTTATCATTTATTATGTATatgaaaagctttaaaaaaaaatttctttaattattt from the Loxodonta africana isolate mLoxAfr1 chromosome 7, mLoxAfr1.hap2, whole genome shotgun sequence genome contains:
- the LOC135232057 gene encoding olfactory receptor 8K3-like, whose product is MDKHNLTALNEFILLGITDRPGLQVPLFRLFLIIYMISVMGNLGIIILTKMNSKLQTPMYFFLRHLAITDLGYSTTVGPKMLVNFVVDENTISYSFCATQLAFFILFINVELFILSAMSYDRYVAICNPLLYIVTMSQRVYHVPVSILYLYCAFFSLLITIKIFNLSFCGYKVIRHFYCNPNALLSLLCSNAHEIQLIILILVSIDVIASLFIVLVSYLLVFVAILRMNSAVGRHKAFSTCGSHLTAVIVFYGTLIFMYFQPKSSHSFDGDKVACIFYTLVIPMLNPLIYSLRNKDDFTEATRV